A part of Melospiza georgiana isolate bMelGeo1 chromosome 16, bMelGeo1.pri, whole genome shotgun sequence genomic DNA contains:
- the ELFN1 gene encoding protein ELFN1, protein MAGRRWAATSALCMCVAAVSLLHAGGVRADCWLIEGDKGFVWLAICSQNQPPYESIPQQINSTIVDLRLNDNKIKSVQYASLSRFGNLTYLNLTKNEISYIEDGAFSGQFNLQVLQLGYNRLRNLTEGILRGLGKLEYLYLQANLIEIVTPNAFWECPNIVNIDLSMNRIQRLDSNTFRGLNKLSVCELYSNPFYCSCELLGFLQWLEAFTNMTRTYDRMQCDSPPDYMGYYLLGQGRTGYRNALSMLSSLCTGGSYTVIPRFIPPRYQVTTVPSESPCSEEECSSGDGTTPQFSLFTPIGETEVRPNIQVKHLNHNSAVLTVQIPYPFSKMYILSQFENGFSSMITKLRKKEENITVSNLVAQRDYTYCVVSVHQYSKYNHTCVTITPTRPNRKEPVPTPSTATHYIMTILGCLFGMVIVLGVVYYCLRKRRQQEEKHKKAAGSMKKTIIELKYGPEMETTSITQLSQGQILGGETVTRIPYLPSAGEVEQYKLIESSETPKATKGNYMEVRTGEQPERRDCDLSLPPDTQGSVAEISTIAKEVDKVNQIINNCIDALKSESTSFQGVKSGAVSTVEPQLVLLSEQIPSKHGFLSPVYKESYNHPLQRHHSMEAAPKRSSTSSSGSIRSPRSYRSEGSGHKSEAKYIEKTSPTTDTILTVTPAAAILRAEAEKIRQYSEHRHSYPSSHPGEQHDSMGGRKPSILEPLTRPRPRDLAYSQLSPQYHNLSYTSSPEYTCKPSHSIWERFKLNRKRHKDEEEYMAAGHALRKKVQFAKDEDLHDILDYWKGVSAQQKS, encoded by the coding sequence ATGGCAGGTCGCCGGTGGGCCGCGACGTCAGCCCTCTGCATGTGCGTGGCGGCCGTGTCCCTCCTGCACGCCGGCGGGGTGCGGGCAGACTGCTGGCTCATCGAGGGGGACAAGGGCTTCGTCTGGTTGGCCATCTGCAGCCAAAACCAGCCCCCCTACGAGTCCATCCCCCAGCAGATCAACAGCACCATCGTGGACTTGCGGCTGAACGACAACAAGATCAAGAGCGTGCAGTACGCCTCGCTCAGCCGCTTCGGCAACCTGACATACCTCAACCTGACGAAGAACGAGATCTCCTACATCGAGGACGGTGCCTTTTCAGGACAGTTCAAcctccaggtgctgcagctgggttaCAACCGACTGAGGAACCTCACCGAGGGCATCCTCCGGGGCCTGGGGAAGCTGGAGTACCTCTATCTCCAGGCCAACCTCATCGAGATCGTCACCCCCAATGCCTTCTGGGAGTGCCCCAACATAGTGAACATTGACCTGTCCATGAACAGGATCCAGAGACTGGACAGCAACACTTTCCGGGGCCTAAACAAGCTCTCTGTCTGTGAACTCTACAGTAACCCCTTCTACTGCTCCTGCGAGCTCCTGGGCTTCCTGCAATGGCTGGAGGCTTTCACCAACATGACACGCACCTACGACCGGATGCAGTGTGACTCCCCGCCCGACTACATGGGCTACTACTTGTTAGGCCAAGGCCGGACTGGCTACCGCAATGCTCTGAGCATGCTCTCTTCCCTTTGCACTGGTGGCTCCTACACTGTGATCCCTCGTTTTATCCCCCCCAGGTACCAGGTGACCACGGTGCCCTCCGAAAGCCCCTGCTCCGAGGAGGAGTGCTCCTCCGGCGACGGCACGACGCCGCAGTTCTCCCTGTTCACGCCCATCGGTGAGACCGAGGTGCGCCCCAACATCCAGGTGAAGCACCTCAACCACAACTCGGCCGTCCTCACCGTGCAGATCCCCTACCCCTTCAGCAAGATGTACATCCTCTCCCAGTTCGAAAACGGCTTCTCCTCCATGATCACCAAGCtcaggaagaaggaggagaacaTCACCGTGAGCAACCTAGTAGCACAAAGAGATTACACCTACTGTGTAGTCTCTGTTCACCAGTACTCCAAGTACAACCACACCTGCGTCACCATCACCCCCACCAGACCCAACCGCAAGGAGCCGGTGCCCACCCCTTCCACTGCCACCCATTACATCATGACAATCCTGGGCTGTCTCTTTGGCATGGTGATTGTCCTGGGCGTGGTGTATTACTGCCTCCGCAAGAGGCgccagcaggaggagaagcacAAAAAGGCTGCCGGCAGCATGAAGAAGACCATCATCGAGCTGAAGTATGGGCCAGAAATGGAGACCACCAGCATCACCCAGCTGTCCCAGGGGCAGATACTGGGTGGGGAGACAGTGACCCGCATCCCCTACCTACCTTCTGCTGGCGAGGTTGAGCAGTACAAGCTGATTGAGAGCAGTGAGACCCCCAAGGCCACCAAGGGCAACTACATGGAGGTGAGGACGGGTGAGCAGCCTGAGAGGAGAGACTGTGATCTGTCCCTGCCGCCAGACACGCAGGGCTCTGTGGCTGAGATCTCCACCATCGCCAAGGAGGTGGACAAGGTGAACCAGATCATCAACAACTGCATCGATGCCTTGAAATCCGAGTCCACCTCCTTCCAAGGGGTGAAGTCGGGGGCGGTCTCCACGGTGGAGCCTCAGCTGGTGCTCTTGTCAGAGCAGATCCCCAGCAAGCACGGATTCCTCTCCCCCGTCTACAAGGAAAGCTACAACCACCCTCTCCAGCGACACCACAGCATGGAGGCGGCCCCCAAACGCTCCAGCACCTCTTCCAGCGGCTCCATACGGAGCCCCAGGTCCTACCGCTCCGAGGGATCGGGCCACAAATCCGAAGCCAAATACATCGAGAAGACTTCCCCCACCACCGACACCATCCTCACTGTGACGCCGGCCGCGGCCATCCTGCGGGCAGAGGCGGAGAAGATCCGCCAGTACAGCGAGCACCGGCACTCGTACCCCAGCTCGCACCCGGGGGAGCAGCACGACAGCATGGGCGGGCGCAAGCCCTCCATCCTGGAGCCGCTGACCCGCCCTCGCCCCAGAGACCTGGCCTACTCCCAGCTCTCGCCTCAGTACCACAACCTGAGCTACACCTCCAGCCCAGAGTACACCTGCAAACCCTCGCACAGCATCTGGGAGCGCTTCAAACTCAACCGCAAGCGGCACAAAGACGAGGAGGAGTACATGGCAGCCGGCCACGCCCTACGCAAAAAGGTCCAGTTTGCCAAAGACGAGGATCTCCACGACATCTTAGACTACTGGAAGGGCGTCTCTGCCCAGCAAAAGTCCTGA